A window of the Vigna angularis cultivar LongXiaoDou No.4 chromosome 3, ASM1680809v1, whole genome shotgun sequence genome harbors these coding sequences:
- the LOC108324154 gene encoding pentatricopeptide repeat-containing protein At2g44880-like, with protein MGDEYQLPQRTLWSNAERRCLNLLQCKTKSVTTLLQIHAFMLRHSFHNNLNLLTAFITTCASLAVVSPTRHHALVQHARSFFDLVRIRDTFLCNSMIATHFAARQFSEPFTLFRDLRRKTPPFTPDGYTFTSLVKGCSARVARREGSQLHGVVLRNGLCFDLYVSTALVDMYVKFRMLDDAKKVFNEMSVKSMVSWTAVIVGYARCGNMGDARRLFDEMEDQDVVAFNAMIDGYVKTGCVDLARELFDEMEERNVVSWTSMISGYCGNGDVENARLMFDVMPDKNLFTWNAMIGGYCQNRRSHEALELFREMQTVLVEPDEVTVLCVLPAAADLGALDLGGWIHRFAQRKKFDRSVRVGTALIDMYAKCGEIMKAKLVFEEMNERETASWNALINGFAVNGCAKEALEVFARMMEEGFGPNEVTMISVLSACNHCGLVEEGRRWFNEMERFGIVPEIEHYGCVVDLLGRAGCLDEAEKLIQAMPYDANGIILSSFLFACVYFNDVSRAEKVLKEVVKMDKDVAGNYVMLRNMYATEQRWRDVEGVKQMMKKRGTSKEVACSVIEVDGSFREFVAGDYLHSHLEAIQLTLGQLSKHMKVELVC; from the coding sequence aTGGGAGATGAATACCAACTTCCACAAAGAACACTATGGAGCAACGCAGAGAGAAGATGCTTAAACCTTCTCCAATGCAAGACAAAGAGCGTTACCACCCTTCTTCAAATCCACGCCTTTATGCTCCGACATTCTTTCCACAACAACCTCAACCTCCTCACCGCTTTCATCACCACCTGCGCCTCCCTTGCCGTCGTCTCCCCTACGCGCCATCACGCGCTCGTACAACACGCGCGCTCCTTCTTCGACCTCGTCCGCATCCGCGACACCTTCCTCTGCAACTCCATGATCGCTACTCACTTCGCGGCTCGCCAGTTCTCCGAGCCTTTCACCCTCTTCCGAGACCTTCGCCGCAAAACGCCGCCTTTTACGCCTGATGGGTACACCTTCACCTCGCTCGTGAAGGGTTGCTCGGCTCGTGTGGCCAGGCGGGAGGGTTCGCAGCTTCACGGGGTGGTTTTAAGAAACGGGCTTTGCTTTGATTTGTACGTGTCAACTGCTTTGGTGGATATGTATGTGAAGTTTCGGATGTTGGATGATGCCAAGAAGGTGTTTAATGAAATGTCTGTGAAGAGCATGGTTTCGTGGACCGCGGTTATTGTGGGGTATGCGAGGTGTGGGAATATGGGTGATGCTAGGAGGCTTTTCGATGAGATGGAGGATCAGGACGTTGTTGCTTTCAACGCAATGATTGATGGGTATGTAAAGACGGGATGTGTGGATTTGGCGAGGGAGTTGTTTGATGAGATGGAGGAGAGGAACGTGGTTTCTTGGACTAGTATGATTTCTGGGTATTGTGGTAATGGTGATGTTGAAAATGCTAGGTTGATGTTTGACGTTATGCCGGataaaaatttgtttacttGGAATGCCATGATTGGAGGCTATTGCCAGAATAGAAGGTCTCATGAAGCGTTGGAGTTGTTTCGTGAAATGCAGACGGTGTTGGTGGAGCCAGATGAGGTAACTGTTTTGTGTGTTCTTCCCGCTGCGGCTGATTTGGGTGCGTTGGATTTGGGGGGCTGGATTCACAGGTTTGCCCAAAGGAAAAAGTTTGATAGGTCTGTTCGTGTTGGCACTGCTTTGATTGATATGTACGCAAAATGTGGTGAAATTATGAAAGCGAAATTGGTTTTTGAGGAGATGAATGAGAGGGAAACGGCTTCGTGGAATGCTTTGATAAATGGTTTTGCAGTCAATGGCTGTGCCAAGGAAGCATTGGAGGTGTTTGCAAGGATGATGGAAGAAGGGTTTGGACCAAATGAGGTAACTATGATTAGTGTACTATCTGCTTGCAACCATTGTGGTTTGGTGGAGGAAGGAAGAAGATGGTTCAACGAAATGGAGAGATTTGGAATTGTGCCTGAGATTGAGCATTATGGTTGTGTGGTTGACCTTCTAGGAAGAGCTGGATGCTTGGATGAGGCTGAAAAATTAATTCAAGCCATGCCTTATGATGCTAACGGGATAATACTGAgttcttttctctttgcttGTGTTTACTTCAATGATGTATCGAGGGCAGAGAAAGTTCTTAAAGAGGTGGTGAAAATGGATAAGGATGTTGCGGGAAACTATGTGATGTTGAGAAACATGTATGCTACGGAGCAAAGGTGGAGAGATGTGGAGGGTGTTAAACAAATGATGAAGAAAAGAGGAACAAGTAAAGAGGTTGCTTGCAGTGTTATTGAGGTGGATGGAAGCTTTAGAGAATTTGTGGCTGGTGATTACTTGCATTCACATCTGGAGGCTATTCAGTTAACCTTGGGGCAGTTAAGCAAGCACATGAAAGTTGAATTAGTCTGTTGA
- the LOC108326519 gene encoding uncharacterized protein LOC108326519 isoform X2 yields the protein MRLPASQYSVLDAERIERVNDDTFRCYVYRFRFFNFEICPVLLVKVEEQPDGCCIKLLSCKLEGSPMIAAQNDKFDALMVNRISCDTNADNDKSLMQQLTSDTIIEVSIEIPFPFLAIPKQAIESAGTQVLEQILRLMLPRFMSQLVKDYQAWATGDTSRQPLGTGEI from the exons ATGCGGTTACCAGCGAGTCAGTACTCGGTGTTGGACGCGGAGAGGATTGAACGGGTAAATGACGACACGTTTCGGTGTTACGTTTATAGGTTCAGGTTCTTCAACTTTGAGATTTGTCCAGTGTTGTTGGTTAAGGTGGAAGAGCAGCCTGATGGATGCTGCATCAAGCTCTTGTCTTGCAAG CTCGAGGGATCACCTATGATTGCTGCACAGAACGACAAGTTTGATG CTCTAATGGTTAACCGGATATCGTGTGATACTAACGCTGATAATGATAAGTCTTTGATGCAGCAACTCACATCAGACACTATAATTGAG GTAAGCATTGAAATTCCTTTTCCTTTCCTAGCAATACCAAAGCAAGCAATTGAATCAGCTGGGACTCAAGTCCTTGAACAAATACTCAGGCTTATGCTTCCCCGATTTATGTCACAG CTTGTGAAAGATTATCAAGCTTGGGCCACTGGTGATACCTCAAGGCAACCTCTGGGAACAGGTGAAATCTGA
- the LOC108326519 gene encoding uncharacterized protein LOC108326519 isoform X1: MASSSSLFRSIPISFPSTKQCARKSLRPSLRASATPTQKARFVARRKESVSVRQLQRPLIEYMRLPASQYSVLDAERIERVNDDTFRCYVYRFRFFNFEICPVLLVKVEEQPDGCCIKLLSCKLEGSPMIAAQNDKFDALMVNRISCDTNADNDKSLMQQLTSDTIIEVSIEIPFPFLAIPKQAIESAGTQVLEQILRLMLPRFMSQLVKDYQAWATGDTSRQPLGTGEI, translated from the exons atggcttcttcttcttccttgttTCGTTCCATTCCGATTTCATTTCCATCCACCAAACAATGCGCTCGTAAATCCCTGCGCCCGTCGCTTCGTGCTTCCGCCACTCCAACACAAAAGGCTCGGTTCGTTGCTCGCCGTAAAGAGTCCGTTTCCGTTCGCCAACTGCAGCGTCCCCTAA TTGAGTACATGCGGTTACCAGCGAGTCAGTACTCGGTGTTGGACGCGGAGAGGATTGAACGGGTAAATGACGACACGTTTCGGTGTTACGTTTATAGGTTCAGGTTCTTCAACTTTGAGATTTGTCCAGTGTTGTTGGTTAAGGTGGAAGAGCAGCCTGATGGATGCTGCATCAAGCTCTTGTCTTGCAAG CTCGAGGGATCACCTATGATTGCTGCACAGAACGACAAGTTTGATG CTCTAATGGTTAACCGGATATCGTGTGATACTAACGCTGATAATGATAAGTCTTTGATGCAGCAACTCACATCAGACACTATAATTGAG GTAAGCATTGAAATTCCTTTTCCTTTCCTAGCAATACCAAAGCAAGCAATTGAATCAGCTGGGACTCAAGTCCTTGAACAAATACTCAGGCTTATGCTTCCCCGATTTATGTCACAG CTTGTGAAAGATTATCAAGCTTGGGCCACTGGTGATACCTCAAGGCAACCTCTGGGAACAGGTGAAATCTGA